A DNA window from Helianthus annuus cultivar XRQ/B chromosome 15, HanXRQr2.0-SUNRISE, whole genome shotgun sequence contains the following coding sequences:
- the LOC110913433 gene encoding uncharacterized protein LOC110913433: MAALIQLAYDDSSDIMDDYLKMSARVARESLHSFCTYIIELYMKKYLRKLTFSDMQQLLEHHAEYHGLPGMKASLNCMKWEWELCPTAWQGSHTSGYHRMPAMMLEAGASQDLWIWYAFFGMPGSHNDINIVHHSPLLNDLINGVGPKGTFIVNDVEYKYGYYLVDGIYPEWAVFVKSFSREGTLDPKRIKFNKVQRGNPRS, translated from the coding sequence ATGGCCGCCCTAATACAATTGGCTTACGACGATAGTTCCGACATAATGGacgactatttaaaaatgtcggCACGAGTAGCTAGGGAAAGTCTTCACAGTTTTTGTACGTATATTATTGAACTATATATGAAAAAATATTTGAGAAAACTAACGTTTAGTGATATGCAACAACTTTTGGAACATCACGCTGAATATCATGGCCTCCCCGGGATGAAAGCTAGTTTAAATTGTATGAAATGGGAGTGGGAACTTTGTCCGACTGCATGGCAAGGCTCTCACACAAGCGGATATCATAGAATGCCAGCTATGATGCTTGAAGCTGGTGCATCACAAGATCTTTGGATCTGGTATGCATTCTTtggtatgccaggttcacataacGATATAAACATTGTACATCACTCGCCCCTTTTAAATGATCTAATAAATGGTGTTGGACCAAAAGGAACATTTATTGTAAATGACGTTGAATACAAGTATGGGTACTATCTTGTTGATGGAATTTACCCTGAGTGGGCTGTTTTTGTGAAATCATTTTCAAGAGAGGGAACCCTAGATCCTAAAAGAATAAAGTTTAACAAAGTTCAGAGAGGGAACCCTAGATCCTAA